Proteins co-encoded in one Stenotrophomonas maltophilia genomic window:
- a CDS encoding M3 family metallopeptidase produces MTVANPLLDFSGLPRFEAIRPEHVAPALDVLLAEAEAAVSTAEQVQPVTWQTFVAPLDDATERLWRAWGLVGHLQGVVNTPELREAYNSNLPRVTRFASALGQNLALYRQYQALAASAEAATFDDAQRKVLDNTLRDFRLGGAELAPEAQQRFAAIKEELSALSAKFSQNVLDATDAWSLIIEDEARLAGVPDDVKAAAHAAAEKDGNKGWKLTLQMPCYLPVQTWAEDRDLREILYRASAQRASEFGDDALDNSGNIDRILALRAELAALLGFGSYGEYSVATKMAQDPAEVLGFLRDLAMRAKPFAAKDRAELEQFACEQLGIEQLQAWDLAFAADRLKQARYSYSEQEVKQYFTEPKVLGGLFSVIEQLYGLHVQEDSAPVWHEDVRFFRLVDAQGALVGQFYLDLYAREGKRGGAWMDDCRNRRVRTDGSVQTPLVYLVCNFGRGANGKPATFSHNEVTTLFHEMGHGLHQLLTRIGELGVAGINGVEWDAVELPSQFMENFCWEWDHLQGMTAHVETGEPLPRALYERMLAARNFHSGMATVRQLEFGLFDMLLHSQYEPAQDSVLALLDRVRGEVAVNHPPVWNRFPHQFSHIFAGGYAAGYYSYKWAEVLSADAYAAFEEAPQALAETGARFRDEILSRGGSRPAAENFRAFRGRAPQIDALLRHSGMA; encoded by the coding sequence GTGACCGTTGCCAACCCCCTGCTCGATTTTTCCGGCCTGCCGCGCTTCGAGGCGATCCGCCCCGAGCATGTGGCGCCGGCGCTGGACGTGCTGCTGGCCGAGGCCGAAGCCGCCGTCAGCACGGCCGAGCAGGTGCAGCCGGTTACCTGGCAGACCTTCGTGGCCCCGCTGGATGACGCCACCGAGCGCCTGTGGCGTGCCTGGGGCCTGGTCGGCCATCTGCAGGGCGTGGTCAACACCCCCGAGCTGCGCGAGGCCTACAACAGCAACCTGCCGCGGGTGACCCGCTTTGCCAGCGCGCTGGGCCAGAACCTGGCGCTGTATCGCCAGTACCAGGCACTGGCTGCCAGCGCGGAGGCCGCGACGTTCGACGACGCCCAGCGCAAGGTGCTGGACAACACCCTGCGTGACTTCCGCCTGGGCGGTGCCGAACTGGCGCCGGAGGCGCAGCAGCGCTTCGCGGCGATCAAGGAAGAGCTGTCGGCGCTGTCGGCGAAGTTTTCGCAGAACGTGCTCGATGCCACCGACGCGTGGTCGTTGATCATCGAGGATGAGGCACGCCTGGCTGGCGTGCCGGACGACGTGAAGGCCGCCGCGCATGCGGCAGCGGAAAAAGACGGCAACAAGGGCTGGAAACTGACCCTGCAGATGCCGTGCTACCTGCCGGTGCAGACCTGGGCCGAAGACCGCGACCTGCGCGAGATCCTGTACCGCGCCAGTGCACAGCGCGCCTCCGAATTCGGCGACGACGCGCTGGACAACAGCGGCAACATCGACCGCATCCTGGCCCTGCGCGCGGAACTGGCGGCACTGCTCGGTTTCGGCTCGTATGGCGAGTACTCGGTGGCGACCAAGATGGCACAGGACCCGGCCGAGGTACTCGGCTTCCTGCGCGACCTGGCCATGCGTGCCAAGCCGTTCGCGGCCAAGGATCGCGCCGAGCTGGAGCAGTTCGCATGCGAGCAGCTCGGTATCGAGCAGCTGCAGGCCTGGGACCTGGCCTTCGCCGCCGACCGCCTGAAGCAGGCGCGTTACAGCTATTCCGAGCAGGAGGTGAAGCAGTACTTCACCGAGCCGAAGGTGCTCGGTGGTCTGTTCTCGGTGATCGAGCAGCTGTACGGCCTGCATGTGCAGGAAGACAGCGCACCGGTCTGGCACGAGGACGTACGCTTCTTCCGCCTGGTCGATGCGCAGGGCGCGCTGGTCGGCCAGTTCTACCTGGATCTGTACGCACGCGAAGGCAAGCGCGGCGGCGCCTGGATGGATGATTGCCGCAACCGCCGCGTGCGCACCGATGGCAGCGTGCAGACGCCGCTGGTCTACCTGGTGTGCAACTTCGGCCGCGGCGCGAACGGCAAGCCGGCCACCTTCAGCCACAACGAGGTGACCACGCTGTTCCATGAAATGGGCCATGGCCTGCATCAGCTGCTGACCCGCATCGGCGAGCTGGGCGTGGCCGGCATCAACGGCGTGGAATGGGATGCGGTGGAACTGCCCAGCCAGTTCATGGAGAACTTCTGCTGGGAGTGGGACCACCTGCAGGGCATGACGGCGCATGTGGAAACCGGCGAACCCCTGCCGCGCGCGCTGTACGAGCGCATGCTGGCCGCGCGCAACTTCCACAGTGGCATGGCTACCGTGCGCCAGCTGGAATTCGGTCTGTTCGACATGCTGCTGCACAGCCAGTACGAGCCGGCGCAGGACAGCGTGCTGGCGCTGCTCGATCGCGTGCGCGGCGAAGTGGCGGTGAACCATCCGCCGGTCTGGAACCGCTTCCCGCATCAGTTCAGCCACATCTTCGCCGGCGGCTATGCGGCCGGGTATTACAGCTACAAGTGGGCCGAGGTGCTCAGCGCCGATGCCTACGCCGCGTTCGAGGAAGCGCCGCAGGCGCTGGCGGAGACCGGTGCGCGGTTCCGCGATGAGATCCTGTCGCGGGGGGGCAGCCGTCCGGCGGCGGAGAACTTCAGGGCCTTCCGTGGTCGCGCCCCGCAGATCGACGCGCTGCTGCGCCACTCGGGCATGGCGTAA